One Stigmatopora nigra isolate UIUO_SnigA chromosome 1, RoL_Snig_1.1, whole genome shotgun sequence DNA segment encodes these proteins:
- the LOC144194019 gene encoding glucose-induced degradation protein 8-B homolog isoform X1: MRGRSDLFDNIMSYAEKPDDITRDEWMDKLNNVHIQRADMNRLIMNYLVTEGFKEAAEKFRMESGIEPSVDLESLDERIKIREMILKGQIQDAIALINSLHPELLDTNRYLYFHLQQQHLIELIRLRETEAALEFAQSQLAEQGEESRECLTEMERTLALLAFDNPEESPFGDLLNMMQRQKVWSEVNQSVLDYENRESTPKLAKLLKLLLWAQNELDQKKVKYPKMTDLSKGTIEEPK; the protein is encoded by the exons ATGCGGGGACGAAGCGACTTGTTT GATAACATCATGAGCTATGCAGAGAAACCAGACGACATAACAAGAGACGAATGGATGGATAAACTCAACAATGTCCACATACAGAGAGCTGATATGAACAGACTTATTATGAACTACTTGGTGACAG AGGGATTCAAAGAGGCAGCAGAGAAGTTCAGAATGGAGTCTGGAATCGAACCAAGCGTGGACTTGGAATCCCTGGATGAAAGAATCAAGATCAGAGAAATGATTCTGAAGGGACAGATCCAGGATGCTATTGCACTGATCAACAGTCTGCACCCGGAATTGCTGGATACAAATCGCTACCTTTACTTTCACTTGCAG CAGCAGCATCTTATTGAACTCATCCGCTTAAGGGAGACCGAAGCAGCCCTCGAATTCGCCCAGTCTCAGTTAGCGGAGCAGGGCGAAGAGAGCCGAGAATGTTTGACTGAGATGGAGAGGACGCTGGCCCTGCTTGCGTTCGATAACCCTGAGGAGTCACCTTTTGGAGATCTCCTCAATATGATGCAGAGGCAAAAG GTATGGAGCGAAGTGAATCAGTCTGTGCTGGACTATGAAAACCGGGAGTCAACACCCAAGTTGGCCAAACTCCTGAAACTACTGCTGTGGGCTCAAAACGAACTGGACCAAAAGAAAGTGAAGTATCCCAAAATGACAGACCTGAGCAAGGGGACAATCGAGGAGCCAAAATAA
- the LOC144194019 gene encoding glucose-induced degradation protein 8-B homolog isoform X2 produces the protein MSYAEKPDDITRDEWMDKLNNVHIQRADMNRLIMNYLVTEGFKEAAEKFRMESGIEPSVDLESLDERIKIREMILKGQIQDAIALINSLHPELLDTNRYLYFHLQQQHLIELIRLRETEAALEFAQSQLAEQGEESRECLTEMERTLALLAFDNPEESPFGDLLNMMQRQKVWSEVNQSVLDYENRESTPKLAKLLKLLLWAQNELDQKKVKYPKMTDLSKGTIEEPK, from the exons ATGAGCTATGCAGAGAAACCAGACGACATAACAAGAGACGAATGGATGGATAAACTCAACAATGTCCACATACAGAGAGCTGATATGAACAGACTTATTATGAACTACTTGGTGACAG AGGGATTCAAAGAGGCAGCAGAGAAGTTCAGAATGGAGTCTGGAATCGAACCAAGCGTGGACTTGGAATCCCTGGATGAAAGAATCAAGATCAGAGAAATGATTCTGAAGGGACAGATCCAGGATGCTATTGCACTGATCAACAGTCTGCACCCGGAATTGCTGGATACAAATCGCTACCTTTACTTTCACTTGCAG CAGCAGCATCTTATTGAACTCATCCGCTTAAGGGAGACCGAAGCAGCCCTCGAATTCGCCCAGTCTCAGTTAGCGGAGCAGGGCGAAGAGAGCCGAGAATGTTTGACTGAGATGGAGAGGACGCTGGCCCTGCTTGCGTTCGATAACCCTGAGGAGTCACCTTTTGGAGATCTCCTCAATATGATGCAGAGGCAAAAG GTATGGAGCGAAGTGAATCAGTCTGTGCTGGACTATGAAAACCGGGAGTCAACACCCAAGTTGGCCAAACTCCTGAAACTACTGCTGTGGGCTCAAAACGAACTGGACCAAAAGAAAGTGAAGTATCCCAAAATGACAGACCTGAGCAAGGGGACAATCGAGGAGCCAAAATAA